A genome region from Deinococcus arcticus includes the following:
- a CDS encoding ParA family protein gives MKVLGVVNQKGGVGKTTTAVNLGAYLAAGGKRVLLLDMDPQGNATSGLGERGATQGLYEALGEPARAGEFTRETAQKGLFLLPATPDLAGAGVELAEDPDALTRLLASIQGYDVVLIDAPPSLGPLTVNVLAAADALLIPLQAEYYALEGLAGLMETVERVQGGLNPRLKVLGVVLTMFDGRTNLSQEVESMVRAHFGELVFWSVVPRNVRLSEAPSFAKPINAFAPLSSGAAAYKRLSEEVMQRVEKI, from the coding sequence ATGAAGGTCCTGGGCGTCGTGAATCAGAAGGGGGGGGTGGGCAAGACCACCACCGCCGTGAACCTGGGGGCGTATCTGGCGGCGGGTGGCAAGCGCGTGCTGCTGCTGGACATGGATCCCCAGGGCAACGCCACGAGTGGCCTGGGCGAACGTGGGGCCACCCAGGGGCTGTACGAGGCGCTGGGAGAACCGGCCCGCGCTGGGGAATTTACCCGTGAGACAGCGCAGAAGGGCCTCTTTCTGCTGCCCGCCACGCCCGATCTGGCAGGGGCTGGCGTGGAACTGGCCGAGGACCCCGACGCCCTGACACGGCTGCTGGCCTCCATTCAGGGCTACGACGTGGTCCTCATTGATGCGCCGCCCAGCCTGGGTCCCCTGACGGTCAACGTGCTGGCCGCCGCCGACGCGCTGCTGATTCCGCTGCAGGCCGAGTACTACGCGCTGGAGGGGCTGGCTGGCCTGATGGAAACGGTGGAGCGGGTGCAGGGCGGCCTGAACCCCCGCCTGAAGGTGCTGGGCGTGGTGCTCACCATGTTTGACGGCCGGACCAATCTCTCGCAGGAGGTGGAGAGCATGGTGCGCGCCCATTTTGGGGAACTGGTGTTCTGGTCGGTGGTGCCGCGCAACGTGCGCCTGTCCGAGGCGCCCAGCTTTGCCAAACCCATCAACGCCTTTGCGCCGCTGTCGTCGGGCGCGGCGGCCTACAAGCGCCTGAGCGAGGAGGTGATGCAGCGTGTCGAAAAAATCTAG
- the mnmG gene encoding tRNA uridine-5-carboxymethylaminomethyl(34) synthesis enzyme MnmG: MSGWNVLVIGGGHAGLEAAWAAAKYARVALLIGNPATVGRMPCNPAVGGPGKSQLVFEVQAMGGLMGRLADDTAIHTRVLNASKGPAVQSLRVQNERDAYAERAQDVIFGHPGIEILRGEAADLESDGRGGWFVVTTDGRRLSARSVVLAAGTFMRGVTWYGRQSRAEGRQGEPPSRFLSAPLALAGHVLKRYKTGTPPRVRADAVDFAALLEIPADPQPRGFTGTPGPRAAESPTWQTHTTPETHRLIQENLHESPMFAGDIEGLGPRYCPSIEDKVVRFAHHDRHLLFVEPDGVQTSEVYLQGFSSSLPPHLQDALVRTLPGFERAVIQRYAYAVEYDVVDSQELTLNLESKLLPGVFTAGQINGTSGYEEAAAQGLVAGTAAARRALGEEEVLIGRETGYLGVLLDELVFKGSNEPYRMMTSRVEHRLLVRQDNADERMTPLAHELGLVDSAELERVQAKYARVQAGVNALEGQRVQGQTGDAWLRRPEFSLADVEALGVTLPVLSAAEREAVEIRVKYAGYIRRAAQQLRAEDRSRELSLAGVDFAAVPALSNEAREKLGRAQPRTVDQASRISGVRHADISALLVHLKGQAVSRET, from the coding sequence ATGAGCGGCTGGAATGTACTGGTGATTGGCGGGGGCCACGCGGGCCTGGAAGCGGCGTGGGCAGCCGCCAAATATGCCCGGGTGGCGCTGCTGATTGGCAATCCGGCCACGGTGGGCCGCATGCCCTGCAACCCGGCCGTGGGCGGCCCGGGCAAGAGCCAGCTGGTGTTTGAGGTGCAGGCGATGGGCGGCCTGATGGGGCGGCTGGCCGATGACACGGCCATTCACACCCGGGTGCTGAACGCCAGCAAGGGCCCGGCGGTGCAGTCCCTGCGGGTGCAGAACGAGCGCGACGCCTACGCCGAGCGCGCCCAGGATGTGATCTTCGGCCACCCGGGCATTGAAATTCTGCGCGGCGAGGCTGCCGATCTGGAGAGCGACGGGCGCGGCGGCTGGTTCGTGGTGACCACCGATGGCCGCCGGTTGAGCGCGCGCTCGGTGGTGCTTGCCGCCGGCACCTTCATGCGCGGCGTGACGTGGTACGGGCGCCAGTCGCGGGCCGAGGGCCGCCAGGGTGAACCGCCGTCGCGCTTTCTGTCGGCGCCGCTGGCCCTCGCCGGGCACGTGCTCAAGCGGTATAAAACCGGCACACCCCCCCGGGTGCGCGCCGACGCGGTGGACTTCGCGGCCCTGCTGGAAATTCCGGCTGACCCCCAGCCGCGTGGTTTTACCGGCACCCCCGGCCCCCGCGCCGCCGAATCGCCCACGTGGCAAACCCACACCACCCCGGAAACGCACCGCCTGATTCAGGAGAACCTGCACGAGTCGCCCATGTTTGCCGGCGACATCGAGGGTCTGGGGCCGCGCTACTGCCCCAGCATTGAGGACAAGGTGGTGCGTTTTGCCCACCACGACCGCCACCTGCTGTTTGTGGAGCCCGACGGCGTGCAGACCAGCGAGGTGTACCTGCAGGGCTTCAGTTCCTCGCTGCCGCCACACCTGCAAGACGCCCTGGTGCGCACCCTGCCCGGCTTTGAGCGCGCCGTGATTCAGCGCTACGCCTACGCTGTGGAGTACGACGTGGTGGACTCGCAGGAACTCACCCTGAATCTGGAATCGAAGCTGCTGCCAGGCGTCTTTACTGCTGGCCAGATCAACGGGACCAGCGGGTACGAGGAAGCGGCGGCGCAGGGGCTGGTGGCCGGCACAGCGGCGGCCCGCCGCGCTCTGGGGGAAGAGGAAGTGTTGATTGGCCGCGAAACGGGCTATCTGGGCGTGTTGCTGGACGAACTGGTGTTCAAGGGCAGCAACGAGCCCTATCGCATGATGACCAGCCGCGTAGAGCACCGCCTGCTGGTGCGCCAGGACAACGCCGACGAGCGGATGACGCCGCTGGCCCATGAACTGGGACTGGTGGACAGCGCTGAACTGGAACGTGTGCAGGCCAAATACGCCCGGGTACAGGCTGGGGTGAACGCGCTGGAAGGGCAGCGCGTGCAGGGCCAGACCGGGGATGCGTGGCTGCGCCGCCCCGAGTTCTCGCTGGCGGATGTGGAGGCGCTGGGGGTGACGCTGCCGGTCCTGTCGGCAGCCGAACGCGAAGCGGTGGAAATCCGCGTGAAATACGCCGGCTACATTCGCCGCGCGGCCCAGCAACTGCGCGCCGAGGACCGTTCGCGCGAGCTGAGTCTGGCAGGCGTGGATTTTGCTGCTGTGCCGGCCCTGTCCAATGAGGCCCGAGAGAAACTGGGCCGGGCCCAGCCACGCACCGTGGATCAGGCCAGCCGCATCTCGGGGGTGCGCCACGCCGACATCAGCGCGCTGCTCGTGCATCTGAAAGGACAGGCTGTTTCACGGGAAACCTGA
- a CDS encoding YpdA family putative bacillithiol disulfide reductase has translation MSLVDVAIVGAGPVGLAAAIACKRAGLSYVVLEKGCVVNAIFEYPTYMTFFTTAPELEIGNHPMVTGHDKPDRRDALMYYRLVAQREALNVEPYTEVTRVHAAPAGFTLAVERRDGTPGVVEARRVVVATGYYDNPHVLGIPGEHSENVSHYYTEAHPFMGLNVTVIGAGNSAADAALDLWRSGVNVTMVVRAPELKSTIKYWVRPDLENRIKEGSIAAHFESQVVEIHPEHVVVQRADGTTWALPTHFTFALTGYRPDLSFLSGLGLAQHPDECLVLDEHYQSSVPGLFVVGSAGFAGKTNQVFIENGRHHAVAAVAEIERQLAGTGHLALG, from the coding sequence ATGAGTCTGGTAGACGTTGCCATTGTTGGGGCCGGGCCGGTGGGGCTGGCCGCCGCCATTGCCTGCAAGCGCGCGGGCCTGAGTTACGTGGTGCTGGAAAAGGGCTGCGTGGTGAACGCCATTTTCGAGTACCCCACCTACATGACCTTTTTCACCACGGCCCCCGAGCTGGAAATTGGTAATCACCCCATGGTGACCGGCCATGACAAGCCGGATCGCCGCGACGCGCTGATGTACTACCGGCTGGTGGCCCAGCGCGAGGCGCTGAACGTGGAGCCATACACCGAGGTGACGCGGGTGCACGCCGCGCCGGCGGGCTTCACGCTGGCCGTGGAGCGGCGCGACGGCACGCCCGGTGTGGTTGAGGCGCGGCGGGTGGTGGTGGCCACTGGCTACTACGACAACCCGCATGTTCTGGGCATTCCCGGCGAGCACTCGGAGAACGTCAGCCACTACTACACCGAAGCCCACCCGTTCATGGGCCTGAATGTCACCGTGATTGGCGCGGGCAACAGCGCCGCCGACGCCGCACTGGACCTGTGGCGCAGCGGCGTGAACGTCACCATGGTCGTGCGCGCCCCGGAACTGAAATCCACGATCAAGTACTGGGTGCGCCCGGATCTGGAAAACCGCATCAAGGAGGGCAGCATCGCGGCGCACTTTGAGTCGCAGGTGGTCGAGATTCACCCCGAACATGTGGTCGTGCAGCGCGCGGACGGCACCACCTGGGCCCTGCCCACCCACTTCACCTTCGCCCTGACCGGCTACCGCCCGGACCTGTCCTTCCTGTCGGGCCTGGGGCTGGCGCAGCACCCCGACGAGTGCCTCGTGCTGGACGAGCATTATCAGAGCAGCGTGCCTGGGCTGTTCGTGGTGGGCAGCGCGGGCTTTGCGGGCAAAACGAATCAGGTGTTCATTGAGAATGGCCGCCACCACGCCGTGGCCGCCGTGGCCGAGATCGAGCGCCAGCTGGCGGGCACCGGGCATCTGGCCCTGGGCTGA
- a CDS encoding ParB/RepB/Spo0J family partition protein: MSKKSSLGRGLDALLGKPAEAGKAEGPQVQTLALDRIVQAAYQPRQVFAAEGLAELAQSIRDKGVLQPLLVRPRAEHFEIVAGERRWRASQLAGLSEVPVIIRDLGDREALEIAIVENLQREDLGPLEEARAYQALQEQGLNQEGVAQAVGKSRSAVANALRLLTLPEAALRALDAGQISAGHARAILAQPEGDRAWALDQITARSLSVREAEALKREKRAGSEPIKVNPPRAFRQLELDLSRRTGTRVRITGEDKGRVELNYGSREELDRILNLLGYAEE, from the coding sequence GTGTCGAAAAAATCTAGCCTGGGCCGTGGCCTGGACGCGCTGCTGGGCAAGCCTGCCGAGGCCGGGAAAGCAGAGGGGCCGCAGGTGCAGACCCTGGCGCTGGACCGGATTGTGCAGGCGGCGTACCAGCCCCGGCAGGTCTTTGCCGCCGAGGGACTGGCAGAACTGGCGCAGAGCATCCGAGACAAGGGCGTGTTGCAGCCGCTGCTGGTGCGCCCCCGCGCTGAGCACTTCGAGATCGTGGCCGGAGAGCGCCGCTGGCGGGCCAGTCAGCTGGCCGGACTGAGCGAGGTGCCGGTGATCATTCGCGATCTGGGGGACCGCGAGGCGCTGGAAATTGCCATCGTGGAAAACCTGCAGCGCGAGGACCTGGGCCCCCTGGAGGAGGCGCGCGCCTACCAGGCCCTGCAGGAACAGGGGCTGAACCAGGAAGGTGTGGCGCAGGCGGTGGGCAAGAGCCGCTCGGCGGTGGCCAACGCCCTGCGCCTGCTGACGCTGCCCGAGGCCGCCCTGCGCGCCCTGGACGCCGGGCAGATCAGTGCCGGGCACGCCCGCGCCATCCTGGCCCAGCCCGAAGGCGACCGCGCCTGGGCGCTGGACCAGATCACGGCGCGCAGCCTCAGCGTGCGCGAGGCCGAGGCCCTGAAGCGCGAGAAGCGTGCCGGCAGCGAGCCCATCAAGGTGAACCCGCCGCGCGCTTTCCGGCAGCTGGAACTGGATCTGAGCCGCCGCACCGGCACCCGCGTGCGCATTACCGGCGAGGATAAGGGCCGCGTGGAGCTGAATTACGGCTCACGCGAGGAACTCGACCGCATCCTGAACCTGCTGGGCTACGCCGAGGAGTAG
- a CDS encoding aminotransferase class V-fold PLP-dependent enzyme: MDFATLRADLIGGDTVIRTPFGARRLTYADYVASGRALRSVEERVASLALPLYANTHTEDSATGAHCTHLTHQATNYIRAQLGGDEGCKVVFCGSGSTAAVRRMQDILGIAASAHHRQTLLAALPERDRPVVFVGPYEHHSNEISWRETLAEVVELPLCERGNLDLDALVRALKDPRYAGRPKIGSFSAASNVTGLLTDTRTVARILHAHGAYAFFDFAASAPYVAIDMKPGKPDGYDAVFLSPHKFVGGPGTPGLLCFRQELYRLTVPSTAGGGTVSFVNRTRQIYIDDIEAREDAGTPAILGKIRTALAFGVKAALGPAAMTAREHELFGRALARLRPNPRLRLLGNLDAPRLAFLSFLTLTSDGRQLHPRLVVRLLNDLFGIQARGGCACAGPYGHALLNVDDQTSERYLQCVLDHVDGVKPGWTRLNLAPWATDEEVDFLLSALEFVAEYGERFVPLYSFDWTTGAWHHLADRAPLDLFGAERPAQATGPVPYAEYLAQAHALAKGLAPMGEGRPIPPHVPADLVFFVH, from the coding sequence ATGGACTTTGCCACGCTGCGCGCCGACCTGATCGGAGGAGACACCGTGATTCGTACCCCGTTCGGGGCGCGGCGCCTCACCTACGCCGATTATGTGGCCTCGGGCCGGGCGCTGCGCAGCGTGGAGGAGCGGGTGGCTTCGCTGGCCCTGCCGCTGTACGCCAACACCCACACTGAAGACAGCGCCACCGGCGCCCACTGCACCCACCTCACCCACCAGGCCACCAACTACATCCGCGCGCAGCTGGGCGGCGACGAGGGCTGCAAGGTGGTGTTCTGCGGGTCGGGCAGCACGGCGGCGGTGCGGCGCATGCAGGACATCCTGGGGATTGCCGCCAGCGCCCACCACCGCCAGACTCTGCTGGCGGCACTGCCAGAGCGTGACCGCCCAGTGGTGTTCGTCGGCCCCTACGAGCACCACAGCAACGAGATCAGCTGGCGCGAAACCCTGGCCGAGGTGGTGGAGCTGCCGCTGTGCGAGCGGGGCAACCTGGACCTGGACGCCCTGGTGCGCGCGCTGAAAGACCCCCGGTACGCCGGGCGCCCCAAGATCGGCTCGTTCAGCGCGGCCAGCAATGTCACCGGCCTGCTCACCGATACCCGCACGGTGGCCCGCATCCTGCACGCCCACGGCGCCTACGCCTTTTTCGACTTTGCCGCCAGCGCGCCCTATGTGGCCATCGACATGAAGCCGGGCAAGCCCGACGGCTACGACGCCGTGTTCCTGAGCCCCCACAAGTTCGTGGGCGGCCCCGGCACACCGGGCCTGCTGTGTTTCCGCCAGGAGCTGTACCGCCTGACCGTGCCCAGCACGGCGGGCGGCGGCACCGTCAGCTTTGTCAACCGCACCCGGCAGATCTACATAGATGACATTGAGGCGCGCGAGGACGCCGGCACCCCCGCCATCCTGGGCAAGATTCGCACCGCCCTGGCCTTTGGGGTGAAAGCGGCCCTGGGCCCGGCGGCGATGACCGCGCGCGAACACGAGCTGTTTGGCCGCGCCCTGGCCCGGCTGCGCCCCAACCCCCGCCTGCGCCTGCTGGGCAATCTGGACGCCCCCCGGCTGGCCTTTCTGTCCTTTCTCACCCTCACCTCGGACGGGCGGCAGCTGCACCCCCGGCTGGTGGTGCGGCTGCTCAACGACCTGTTCGGTATTCAGGCCCGGGGGGGCTGCGCCTGCGCCGGACCTTACGGCCACGCCCTCCTGAATGTGGACGACCAGACCAGCGAACGCTACCTGCAGTGCGTGCTGGACCATGTGGATGGCGTCAAGCCCGGCTGGACCCGCCTGAATCTGGCGCCCTGGGCCACCGATGAAGAGGTGGACTTTTTGCTGTCGGCGCTGGAATTCGTGGCCGAATACGGCGAACGCTTCGTCCCGCTCTACAGCTTTGACTGGACCACGGGCGCGTGGCACCACCTGGCCGACCGCGCGCCGCTGGACCTGTTCGGGGCAGAGCGGCCGGCGCAGGCCACGGGCCCTGTGCCGTATGCCGAGTATCTGGCCCAGGCCCACGCTCTGGCCAAGGGGCTCGCCCCGATGGGGGAGGGGAGACCGATCCCGCCCCACGTCCCCGCCGATCTGGTGTTCTTCGTGCATTGA
- a CDS encoding VanW family protein yields MFSPFRRTCVLSALLLAAVPSAPAQTAPPQPPAQTVPAIPPVPPAPLPPDPAPPTQPTPEPPAPPADPAPTPPEPVPAPPAQPAPTPPTPRVTTPAAKITAPLLITVSAAWPALVDGKKTTVPFTRTLTIPGKRVAVLRQRGVITQSLDADLQTFLRALPTTPQDARFEQLWNGWAVVQRNGLKVNLDKTRANLLAALKDPKGVKVNVALGSQTAPGRTLSYFLSRGITAHLGTGETNYYGSSDARVKNIHVGASRFRDVLFEGKTVSFNQMVGPINLRAGFVTGLVISGERTANGIGGGICQVSTTVFRTLYSAGLPILERRNHSYQVRYYDPQGLDATIYQPSLDLKFANDTGGALWFQSEWNDEEARLSISVFGKARDFTVQIDAPRTLSTTPPPPDRIIRDASLNAGQRQQVDWAAPGAVIEVTRKFVRGGVVFKQDTLKSTYRPWPNIFLVGTR; encoded by the coding sequence ATGTTCAGCCCCTTTCGGCGCACGTGCGTGCTGAGCGCCCTGCTGCTGGCGGCCGTCCCCAGCGCTCCGGCCCAGACGGCTCCGCCCCAGCCCCCGGCGCAAACCGTGCCGGCGATTCCGCCGGTGCCGCCAGCGCCGCTGCCGCCTGACCCGGCGCCGCCCACCCAGCCCACCCCCGAACCCCCGGCCCCACCCGCCGACCCTGCGCCCACGCCGCCCGAGCCGGTCCCGGCTCCTCCGGCGCAGCCGGCCCCCACCCCACCCACGCCCAGGGTGACCACGCCCGCCGCGAAGATCACGGCGCCGCTGCTGATCACCGTGAGCGCCGCGTGGCCGGCGCTGGTGGACGGCAAGAAAACCACCGTGCCCTTTACCCGCACCCTCACCATTCCGGGCAAGCGGGTGGCGGTCCTGCGGCAGCGCGGCGTCATCACCCAGAGCCTGGACGCCGATCTGCAGACCTTCCTGAGGGCCCTGCCCACCACCCCACAGGACGCCCGCTTTGAGCAGCTGTGGAACGGCTGGGCCGTGGTGCAGCGCAACGGCCTCAAGGTAAACCTGGACAAGACCCGCGCCAATCTGCTGGCCGCGCTGAAAGACCCCAAGGGCGTGAAGGTGAACGTGGCCCTGGGCAGCCAGACGGCACCGGGGCGCACCCTGAGCTACTTCCTGTCGCGCGGCATCACCGCGCACCTGGGCACGGGCGAGACGAACTACTACGGCTCCAGCGACGCCCGCGTGAAGAACATCCACGTGGGGGCCAGCCGGTTCCGGGACGTGCTGTTTGAGGGCAAAACCGTGTCGTTCAACCAGATGGTGGGGCCCATCAACCTCCGGGCGGGCTTCGTGACTGGTCTGGTCATCTCGGGCGAGCGCACCGCCAACGGCATTGGCGGCGGCATCTGCCAGGTCAGCACCACGGTGTTCCGCACCCTGTACAGCGCGGGCCTGCCCATCCTGGAGCGCCGCAACCACTCGTATCAGGTGCGCTACTACGACCCCCAGGGCCTGGACGCCACCATCTACCAGCCCAGCCTGGACCTGAAATTTGCCAACGACACCGGCGGCGCCCTGTGGTTCCAGAGCGAGTGGAACGATGAGGAAGCCCGCCTGAGCATCAGCGTCTTCGGCAAGGCGCGCGACTTCACGGTGCAGATTGACGCCCCCCGCACCCTCAGCACCACCCCGCCGCCCCCGGACCGTATCATCCGCGACGCCAGCCTGAATGCCGGGCAGCGCCAGCAGGTAGACTGGGCCGCGCCGGGCGCCGTGATTGAGGTCACGCGCAAATTTGTGCGCGGCGGCGTGGTGTTCAAGCAGGACACTCTGAAAAGCACCTACCGCCCCTGGCCGAACATTTTCCTGGTGGGCACCCGGTAA
- the rsmG gene encoding 16S rRNA (guanine(527)-N(7))-methyltransferase RsmG: MTPEGEALLRRGAAELGLQVDAQIPAFVQLMALLQEANRKVNLTALKTETDIVLKHFVDSLSCLRGEHLDGAQQVLDLGTGAGFPALPLALLRPEIPFVPLDSIRKKIDFVRAAAEALGLNNVQPQVGRAETLGRDPAHRESYDRVVCRAVAALPVLAELALPLLKPGGRLVAQKGPISEEELQAGRRAAGELGGRVTEVDAFTLPVLGDARTLIVVEKVGRTPKKYPRREGVPAAQPLFWAAR; encoded by the coding sequence ATGACGCCGGAAGGCGAAGCGCTGCTGCGGCGGGGCGCGGCTGAACTGGGGCTGCAGGTGGACGCCCAGATTCCTGCGTTTGTACAGCTGATGGCCCTGTTGCAGGAGGCCAACCGCAAGGTCAATCTGACTGCGCTGAAAACCGAGACCGACATTGTGCTCAAGCATTTTGTGGATTCGCTGAGCTGTCTGCGCGGTGAGCATCTGGACGGCGCGCAGCAGGTACTGGACCTGGGCACGGGCGCGGGGTTTCCTGCCCTGCCGCTGGCACTGCTGCGCCCAGAGATTCCCTTCGTGCCACTGGATTCCATTCGCAAGAAGATTGACTTTGTGCGCGCGGCAGCCGAGGCACTGGGGCTGAACAATGTGCAGCCGCAGGTGGGCCGCGCCGAGACCCTGGGGCGCGACCCGGCGCACCGTGAAAGCTACGACCGCGTGGTGTGCCGCGCGGTGGCGGCGCTGCCGGTGCTGGCCGAACTGGCACTGCCCCTGCTGAAGCCCGGGGGGCGGCTGGTGGCCCAGAAAGGCCCCATCAGCGAAGAGGAGTTGCAAGCAGGGCGCCGCGCCGCTGGTGAACTGGGGGGCCGGGTGACCGAGGTGGACGCCTTTACCCTGCCTGTGCTGGGCGACGCCCGCACCCTGATCGTGGTGGAGAAGGTGGGCCGCACGCCGAAGAAGTACCCCCGGCGCGAGGGCGTGCCGGCCGCGCAGCCGCTATTCTGGGCGGCACGGTGA